The Megalops cyprinoides isolate fMegCyp1 chromosome 19, fMegCyp1.pri, whole genome shotgun sequence genome has a window encoding:
- the tom1 gene encoding target of Myb protein 1 isoform X1 has product MDFLIGSPFSTPVGQRIEHATSSALQSEDWGLNMEICDIINETEEGPKDAVKAIKKRIVGNKNFREVMLALTVLEACVKNCGHRFHVLVSTREFVEGVLVRAIMPKNNPPMILQDRVLSLIQAWADAFRSSPSLTGVVSVYEDLRRRGLEFPMANLETMSPIHTPHKSVQNDQLPVTAPTTQTAAPPAPTPSQPPAPLPNSEGPLAITPDQLEKLRADLEVVRGNLTVMTEMMNQLDPVHAKESDTELLQQLYTVCKCMQDRIVELIPRLTEEALIEELLVMNDDFNTTFTRYHRFEKHCSGQKPPEQAVEATYENLIDLSPTPTSVNQPVVTALPSYKPISQSAVGALSNQMAGLTTGTDDEFDMFAQSRSRSVAEQKKSVDYENLGAVETQAGNVDTRRRTAGVDDSPDSTPLGSSPHSEWMIAREMIPITQTNVMDDIEKWLSVDEEEDLDDSEGVTSEEFDKFLEERAKAADRLPTLRATPSAPASPQTQPTQQLDRSHDQLFTL; this is encoded by the exons ATGGATTTTCTAATAGGGAGTCCGTTCTCCACCCCGGTTGGACAGCGAATAG AGCACGCTACGAGCTCCGCACTTCAGTCGGAGGATTGGGGCCTCAACATGGAGATATGTGACATCATAAACGAGACAGAAGAAGG ACCTAAAGATGCAGTGAAAGCGATCAAgaagaggattgtgggtaataaGAACTTCAGAGAAGTCATGCTGGCACTGACT GTACTAGAGGCATGTGTGAAGAATTGCGGTCACAGGTTCCATGTTCTGGTGTCAACCCGGGAGTTTGTAGAGGGGGTTCTGGTCCGAGCCATTATGCCCAAAAACAATCCTCCCATGATTCTTCAGGACAGGGTGCTGAGCCTAATACAG GCATGGGCAGATGCGTTTCGcagctccccctctctcacaggcgTGGTCTCTGTGTATGAGGACCTGAGGAGAAGAGGGCTGGAGTTCCCCATGGCCAACCTGGAAACCATGTCCCCTATTCACACTCCACACAAG AGTGTGCAGAATGACCAGTTGCCTGTCACTGCGCCAACCACCCAAACGGctgctccccctgcccccacaccaTCCCAGCCACCTGCACCCCTGCCAAACAGCGAGGGCCCCCTTGCCATCACTCCTGATCAG TTGGAGAAGCTCCGAGCTGACCTGGAAGTGGTTCGGGGGAACCTGACCGTGATGACGGAGATGATGAACCAGCTGGATCCGGTTCACGCCAAGGAGTCGGACACCGAGCTCCTTCAG CAGTTGTACACCGTGTGTAAGTGCATGCAGGACCGCATTGTGGAGCTCATTCCCAGACTCACCGAGGAAGCCCTGATAGAAGAGTTGCTGGTCATGAACGACGACTTCAATACCACCTTCACCCGCTACCACAG GTTCGAGAAACACTGCAGTGGACAGAAGCCTCCAGAACAG GCTGTTGAAGCCACCTATGAGAACCTTATTGACCTCAGTCCCACCCCTACATCTGTCAATCAACCAGTAGTCACCGCTTTACCCTCCTACAAgcccatcagccaatcagcagttGGTGCTCTATCCAATCAGATGGCTGGCCTCA CCACGGGGACAGACGACGAGTTCGACATGTTTGCTCAGTCAAGGAGCAGGTCCGTGGCAGAGCAGAAAAAGAG tgtggacTATGAAaaccttggagcagtggagaCACAGGCTGGAAACGTGGATACCAGGCGTAGGACTGCAGGAGTG gaCGACAGCCCAGACTCCACCCCTCTCGGCTCATCGCCTCACTCAGAATGGATGATTGCCAGGGAAATG ATCCCCATCACTCAGACCAACGTGATGGACGACATTGAGAAATGGCTCTCTGTTGACGAG GAGGAAGACCTGGATGACAGTGAGGGTGTAACCAGTGAGG AGTTTGACAAATTTCTGGAGGAAAGGGCAAAGGCAGCGGACCGCCTCCCCACCCTCAGAGCCACACCCTCTGCTCCGGCCAGCCCTCAGACACAGCCCACCCAGCAACTGGACCGATCACATGACCAGCTGTTCACTCTCTGA
- the tom1 gene encoding target of Myb protein 1 isoform X2, which yields MDFLIGSPFSTPVGQRIEHATSSALQSEDWGLNMEICDIINETEEGPKDAVKAIKKRIVGNKNFREVMLALTVLEACVKNCGHRFHVLVSTREFVEGVLVRAIMPKNNPPMILQDRVLSLIQAWADAFRSSPSLTGVVSVYEDLRRRGLEFPMANLETMSPIHTPHKSVQNDQLPVTAPTTQTAAPPAPTPSQPPAPLPNSEGPLAITPDQLEKLRADLEVVRGNLTVMTEMMNQLDPVHAKESDTELLQQLYTVCKCMQDRIVELIPRLTEEALIEELLVMNDDFNTTFTRYHRFEKHCSGQKPPEQAVEATYENLIDLSPTPTSVNQPVVTALPSYKPISQSAVGALSNQMAGLTTGTDDEFDMFAQSRSRSVAEQKKSVDYENLGAVETQAGNVDTRRRTAGVIPITQTNVMDDIEKWLSVDEEEDLDDSEGVTSEEFDKFLEERAKAADRLPTLRATPSAPASPQTQPTQQLDRSHDQLFTL from the exons ATGGATTTTCTAATAGGGAGTCCGTTCTCCACCCCGGTTGGACAGCGAATAG AGCACGCTACGAGCTCCGCACTTCAGTCGGAGGATTGGGGCCTCAACATGGAGATATGTGACATCATAAACGAGACAGAAGAAGG ACCTAAAGATGCAGTGAAAGCGATCAAgaagaggattgtgggtaataaGAACTTCAGAGAAGTCATGCTGGCACTGACT GTACTAGAGGCATGTGTGAAGAATTGCGGTCACAGGTTCCATGTTCTGGTGTCAACCCGGGAGTTTGTAGAGGGGGTTCTGGTCCGAGCCATTATGCCCAAAAACAATCCTCCCATGATTCTTCAGGACAGGGTGCTGAGCCTAATACAG GCATGGGCAGATGCGTTTCGcagctccccctctctcacaggcgTGGTCTCTGTGTATGAGGACCTGAGGAGAAGAGGGCTGGAGTTCCCCATGGCCAACCTGGAAACCATGTCCCCTATTCACACTCCACACAAG AGTGTGCAGAATGACCAGTTGCCTGTCACTGCGCCAACCACCCAAACGGctgctccccctgcccccacaccaTCCCAGCCACCTGCACCCCTGCCAAACAGCGAGGGCCCCCTTGCCATCACTCCTGATCAG TTGGAGAAGCTCCGAGCTGACCTGGAAGTGGTTCGGGGGAACCTGACCGTGATGACGGAGATGATGAACCAGCTGGATCCGGTTCACGCCAAGGAGTCGGACACCGAGCTCCTTCAG CAGTTGTACACCGTGTGTAAGTGCATGCAGGACCGCATTGTGGAGCTCATTCCCAGACTCACCGAGGAAGCCCTGATAGAAGAGTTGCTGGTCATGAACGACGACTTCAATACCACCTTCACCCGCTACCACAG GTTCGAGAAACACTGCAGTGGACAGAAGCCTCCAGAACAG GCTGTTGAAGCCACCTATGAGAACCTTATTGACCTCAGTCCCACCCCTACATCTGTCAATCAACCAGTAGTCACCGCTTTACCCTCCTACAAgcccatcagccaatcagcagttGGTGCTCTATCCAATCAGATGGCTGGCCTCA CCACGGGGACAGACGACGAGTTCGACATGTTTGCTCAGTCAAGGAGCAGGTCCGTGGCAGAGCAGAAAAAGAG tgtggacTATGAAaaccttggagcagtggagaCACAGGCTGGAAACGTGGATACCAGGCGTAGGACTGCAGGAGTG ATCCCCATCACTCAGACCAACGTGATGGACGACATTGAGAAATGGCTCTCTGTTGACGAG GAGGAAGACCTGGATGACAGTGAGGGTGTAACCAGTGAGG AGTTTGACAAATTTCTGGAGGAAAGGGCAAAGGCAGCGGACCGCCTCCCCACCCTCAGAGCCACACCCTCTGCTCCGGCCAGCCCTCAGACACAGCCCACCCAGCAACTGGACCGATCACATGACCAGCTGTTCACTCTCTGA